A genome region from Dickeya dadantii NCPPB 898 includes the following:
- the licT gene encoding BglG family transcription antiterminator LicT, translating to MKITQVLNNNVVSVIDNQGQELILTGCGLGFHSRTGQDVEMPRVEKIFRLQDNAIFARFKDLAQEVPLEILQLTSDIVETVKKQLQQKLSEGIYVTLADHLAFALQCQRNGTLIQNPLHWEVRHFYKQEYAVAEQALALIRQTLGINLPEDEACSIALHIVNAELGDNIGNMKQITQLIYQVQNIVKYYFQVPLDESNGNYHRFITHLKFFSQRVVEGTSLDNDDGDLFTMVQQRYQKTLGCVEAINTFIKKNYQHTMTNSEKLYLTIHIDNMIHRLTQNNSSCGTNQHEPI from the coding sequence ATGAAGATAACTCAAGTCCTGAATAATAATGTGGTCAGCGTGATCGACAATCAGGGGCAGGAGCTTATCTTGACCGGCTGCGGATTGGGTTTTCATTCCCGAACCGGGCAGGATGTGGAAATGCCGCGAGTGGAGAAAATATTCCGTTTGCAGGATAACGCCATTTTCGCCCGTTTTAAGGACCTGGCGCAGGAAGTCCCGTTGGAAATATTGCAACTGACCAGCGATATTGTCGAAACGGTGAAAAAGCAATTACAGCAGAAACTGAGCGAAGGCATTTATGTCACGCTGGCCGATCACCTCGCGTTTGCCCTACAGTGTCAGCGTAACGGCACCCTGATTCAGAACCCGCTGCACTGGGAAGTGCGCCACTTCTACAAGCAAGAGTATGCCGTGGCGGAGCAGGCGCTCGCATTGATACGGCAAACGCTGGGCATCAACCTGCCGGAAGATGAGGCATGCAGTATTGCGCTGCATATCGTCAATGCCGAGCTTGGCGATAATATCGGTAATATGAAGCAGATTACGCAGCTGATTTATCAGGTGCAGAATATCGTCAAATATTATTTTCAGGTGCCGCTGGATGAAAGCAACGGCAATTATCACCGCTTCATTACCCACCTGAAGTTTTTTTCTCAGCGGGTGGTGGAGGGCACCTCGCTGGATAATGACGACGGCGATTTATTTACCATGGTTCAGCAACGCTATCAAAAAACGCTGGGCTGTGTGGAAGCCATCAATACCTTTATCAAAAAAAATTACCAACACACCATGACCAATTCGGAGAAACTCTATCTGACCATTCATATCGATAATATGATTCATCGTCTTACCCAAAATAATTCGAGTTGCGGGACAAATCAGCATGAGCCGATTTGA